In the Enterococcus saigonensis genome, one interval contains:
- the rpsI gene encoding 30S ribosomal protein S9 translates to MAQAQYSGTGRRKNAVARVRLVPGTGKITINKKDVEEYIPHADLRLVINQPFGVTETTGAYDVIVNVNGGGYAGQAGAIRHGISRALLEVDPDFRLALKRAGLLTRDARMVERKKPGLKKARKASQFSKR, encoded by the coding sequence TTGGCACAAGCTCAATATAGCGGCACAGGCCGTCGTAAAAATGCAGTAGCTCGCGTACGTTTGGTACCAGGTACTGGTAAAATTACTATCAATAAAAAAGACGTTGAAGAATATATCCCACATGCTGACCTACGTTTAGTTATCAACCAACCATTTGGCGTAACTGAAACAACTGGCGCTTACGATGTAATCGTAAACGTAAACGGTGGGGGCTATGCTGGACAAGCTGGCGCAATCCGCCACGGTATTTCTCGTGCATTATTAGAAGTTGACCCTGACTTCCGTCTTGCATTAAAACGTGCTGGTTTATTAACACGTGACGCTCGTATGGTTGAACGTAAAAAACCAGGTCTTAAGAAAGCACGTAAAGCTTCACAGTTCTCTAAGCGTTAA
- the rplM gene encoding 50S ribosomal protein L13, producing the protein MLRTTYMAKPGEVERKWYVVDATDVPMGRLSAVVASILRGKNKPTFTPHVDTGDFVIVINADKVKLTGNKASDKIYYRHSNHPGGLKQISAGELRAKNSRRLIETSVKGMLPKNTLGRAQGMKLHVYGGAEHPHAAQKPEVLDITNLI; encoded by the coding sequence ATCTTGCGTACAACATATATGGCCAAACCAGGCGAAGTAGAACGTAAATGGTATGTAGTGGATGCTACTGATGTTCCTATGGGACGCCTTTCAGCAGTCGTTGCTTCAATCTTACGCGGTAAAAACAAACCAACTTTCACCCCCCACGTGGATACAGGTGATTTTGTAATCGTCATTAACGCTGACAAAGTGAAATTAACAGGTAATAAAGCATCTGATAAAATTTACTACCGTCATTCAAATCATCCTGGCGGCTTGAAACAAATTTCAGCAGGTGAATTGCGTGCTAAAAATTCTCGTCGTTTGATCGAAACTTCTGTAAAAGGTATGCTTCCTAAAAACACTTTAGGTCGCGCACAAGGCATGAAGCTACACGTTTACGGTGGCGCTGAACATCCACATGCAGCTCAAAAACCAGAAGTATTAGACATCACAAACTTAATTTAA
- a CDS encoding argininosuccinate synthase, which translates to MKEKVVLAYSGGLDTSVSIKWLTDEGYDVIACCLDIGEGKDTAFIKEKALQVGAIASYAIDAKDEFAQEYALIALQGHTFYEQSYPLVSALSRPLIAKKLVELARSTGATTVAHGCTGKGNDQVRFEVAINSLAPELKVIAPVREWKWSREEEIAYAAQNGVPIPANLDNPYSIDQNIWGRACECGILEDPWATPPEGAYEITAAIEDTPDTPDILEITFEQGVPVALNGETYNFADIIMVLNLIAGKHGVGRIDHVENRLVGIKSREVYECPGAVTLMKAHKELEDLTFVREVAHFKPLIEQQLSNIIYNALWFNPLTDALIAFLKETQKYVTGVVRVKLFKGNVIVEGRKSENSLYSEDLATYTSADTFDQDAAVGFIKLWGLPSKVHAEVQTQIQVENLVK; encoded by the coding sequence ATGAAAGAAAAGGTTGTATTGGCATATTCAGGAGGACTTGATACCTCGGTATCCATTAAGTGGCTAACCGATGAAGGATATGATGTTATTGCGTGTTGTTTAGATATTGGAGAAGGAAAAGATACGGCGTTTATTAAAGAAAAAGCATTACAAGTAGGTGCTATTGCCTCTTATGCTATCGACGCCAAAGACGAGTTCGCCCAAGAGTATGCCTTGATTGCATTACAAGGTCACACGTTTTACGAACAGTCTTATCCTTTAGTATCAGCACTATCCCGACCGTTAATTGCGAAAAAATTAGTTGAACTCGCCCGATCAACTGGCGCTACAACGGTTGCACATGGTTGTACTGGTAAAGGAAATGACCAAGTGCGTTTTGAAGTTGCGATCAATTCTTTAGCGCCAGAATTAAAAGTGATTGCACCTGTCCGTGAGTGGAAATGGTCTCGTGAAGAAGAAATTGCTTATGCTGCCCAAAATGGCGTACCGATTCCAGCAAATTTAGATAATCCATATTCGATTGATCAAAACATTTGGGGTCGTGCCTGTGAGTGTGGCATTCTCGAAGATCCTTGGGCGACTCCGCCAGAAGGAGCTTACGAAATCACCGCTGCCATTGAAGACACCCCGGATACACCAGATATTTTAGAAATTACCTTTGAGCAAGGCGTGCCTGTTGCTTTAAATGGCGAAACGTATAATTTTGCCGACATTATTATGGTATTAAATTTAATTGCCGGCAAACACGGTGTAGGGCGTATTGATCATGTGGAAAATCGTCTGGTTGGAATTAAATCTCGTGAAGTATACGAATGTCCTGGCGCCGTGACGTTAATGAAGGCCCATAAGGAATTAGAAGACTTAACCTTTGTTCGTGAAGTAGCTCATTTTAAACCTTTGATTGAGCAACAGTTAAGCAATATTATTTATAATGCATTGTGGTTCAATCCACTAACTGACGCTTTAATTGCTTTTCTAAAAGAAACGCAAAAATACGTTACTGGCGTTGTTCGTGTGAAGCTATTCAAAGGCAATGTTATTGTGGAAGGACGTAAATCTGAAAATAGTTTATACTCAGAAGATTTGGCAACGTACACCTCTGCTGACACCTTTGATCAAGATGCAGCAGTTGGCTTCATTAAATTATGGGGCTTACCGAGCAAAGTACACGCTGAAGTTCAAACACAAATACAAGTAGAAAATTTGGTAAAATAA
- the argH gene encoding argininosuccinate lyase: protein MAKLWGGRFDGQNEAWIDAFGASILFDQKMAAQDIKGSLAHVKMLAHTGIIPREEAEQISAGLEKLQTKLTAGELEFTVENEDVHMNIESYLTAEIGTVAGKLHTARSRNDQVATDMHLYLKEVVNQLILKIQHFRNVLVEKAAENVHTIMPGYTHLQHAQPISFAHHLLAYYEMLTRDQTRFTENLQRIDVLPLGSAALAGTTFPIDRFFVANELDFGTIYANSLDAVSDRDFILEFLSNSAIMMMHLSRFCEELILWCSHEFSFVELTDSFSTGSSIMPQKKNPDMAELIRGKTGRVYGNLFGLLTVMKGLPLAYNKDFQEDKEGMFDTAETILTSLDIMAGMIDTMKVNKETMAQSTESDFSNATELADYLASHGVTFREAHEIVGKLVLSCIQRGIYLQDVPLAEYQKIKSVIGSDIYEKLSSYNAVKNRHSYGGTGFDQVEFQIKAAQSQLQKEKAAN from the coding sequence ATGGCAAAATTATGGGGCGGCCGTTTTGACGGTCAAAATGAAGCATGGATTGACGCGTTTGGCGCATCAATTTTATTTGATCAAAAAATGGCAGCACAAGATATTAAGGGAAGTTTGGCCCACGTTAAAATGTTAGCTCACACTGGGATTATTCCCCGTGAAGAAGCAGAGCAAATTAGTGCGGGCTTAGAAAAATTGCAGACTAAATTAACCGCAGGTGAATTAGAATTCACCGTTGAAAACGAAGATGTCCACATGAACATAGAATCTTATTTAACCGCCGAAATCGGAACAGTTGCCGGTAAGCTTCACACTGCTCGCAGTCGTAACGACCAAGTGGCAACAGATATGCATTTGTATTTAAAAGAGGTTGTCAACCAATTAATTTTAAAAATCCAACATTTTCGTAATGTTTTAGTAGAAAAAGCTGCTGAAAATGTGCATACGATAATGCCCGGCTATACGCATTTGCAACATGCACAACCCATTTCTTTTGCCCATCACCTGCTAGCTTATTATGAGATGCTGACCCGGGATCAAACACGTTTTACTGAAAATTTGCAGCGAATTGATGTCCTGCCTTTAGGAAGTGCAGCGCTTGCGGGTACGACATTTCCAATTGATCGCTTCTTTGTTGCTAATGAACTGGATTTTGGCACTATTTATGCCAATAGTTTGGATGCCGTTAGTGATCGTGATTTTATTTTGGAATTTTTAAGCAACAGCGCCATTATGATGATGCATCTCTCCCGCTTTTGCGAAGAGCTAATTTTGTGGTGTTCTCATGAATTTTCTTTTGTAGAATTAACCGACAGCTTTTCTACCGGCAGCTCGATTATGCCGCAAAAGAAAAATCCTGATATGGCGGAGTTGATTCGTGGTAAAACAGGTCGCGTTTATGGAAATTTATTTGGCCTTTTGACTGTGATGAAAGGCTTGCCCCTTGCTTACAATAAGGATTTTCAAGAGGATAAAGAAGGTATGTTTGATACCGCAGAAACAATTCTGACAAGCCTGGATATTATGGCGGGCATGATTGATACGATGAAAGTCAACAAAGAAACTATGGCTCAATCCACTGAATCTGATTTTTCCAATGCAACGGAGCTGGCTGACTACTTAGCCAGCCATGGTGTAACCTTCCGTGAAGCTCATGAAATTGTCGGCAAGTTAGTCTTGTCTTGTATTCAACGGGGCATTTACCTGCAAGATGTGCCACTAGCAGAGTATCAAAAAATTAAATCCGTTATTGGATCAGACATTTATGAAAAACTGTCTTCTTACAATGCTGTTAAAAATCGGCATTCCTATGGCGGAACTGGTTTTGATCAAGTGGAATTTCAAATCAAAGCTGCCCAAAGTCAATTACAAAAAGAAAAAGCTGCCAATTAG
- a CDS encoding RNA polymerase sigma factor — MEEIENPLFYRRIKKRDEAAFNRLIDAYSKLLWAVASRSGATNSMDLEEVISDVFLRLWEQPEKFDEKKGSLKTYLCIMTESMAKNKMQQVRRRQHETLVDTEESSANLVSNELEEKAAWQEIYTLIMTFDEPTRQILLWRIFYELTPQEIAKRSGLPTKEIDNRLYRGRKKLRSLVERNSFFREVENT; from the coding sequence ATGGAAGAAATTGAAAATCCCCTCTTTTATCGCAGAATAAAAAAACGGGATGAAGCAGCTTTTAATAGGTTGATTGACGCTTATAGTAAATTATTGTGGGCCGTGGCGAGCCGCAGTGGCGCCACAAATAGTATGGATTTAGAAGAAGTGATTAGCGATGTCTTCTTACGTCTGTGGGAACAGCCGGAAAAATTTGATGAAAAAAAAGGGAGTCTAAAAACGTATTTGTGTATCATGACAGAAAGCATGGCAAAAAATAAAATGCAGCAAGTTCGGCGACGTCAACATGAAACGCTAGTAGATACGGAAGAAAGCTCAGCAAATTTAGTTAGCAATGAACTGGAAGAAAAAGCTGCTTGGCAAGAAATTTATACCTTAATTATGACTTTTGATGAGCCAACGCGTCAAATTTTACTTTGGCGGATTTTTTACGAACTGACACCACAAGAAATTGCCAAACGCTCTGGATTGCCGACAAAAGAAATTGACAATCGGCTGTATCGAGGGCGAAAGAAATTACGTAGTTTGGTAGAACGCAATTCCTTTTTTAGAGAGGTGGAAAACACATGA
- a CDS encoding TIGR03915 family putative DNA repair protein — translation MVWMKETIDILEYDGTLAGFYTIIDLSFRRHQFPAVVLNPVTTENNLFPPEWIKTDKKKAEKIDQRLREVLTPNNYVFFHDGFNTCLENKETYLLHALHIALDTKDNLQNFIGKPEILALDTAIRALYGEAHQYKGFVRFEYVEDVLFAKIVPKHYSLPYICPHFAKRYPREKVMIYDETHQLLAWIENGSYQLLENITLPKDKFLPGNDIVGTQWRAFLEGVTIKERMNPVAQQNHLPLRFRSEMTEFQ, via the coding sequence ATGGTGTGGATGAAAGAAACCATCGACATTTTGGAATACGACGGGACACTGGCGGGCTTTTATACCATCATTGACCTGTCATTTCGCCGCCATCAATTTCCGGCCGTCGTATTAAATCCTGTTACAACAGAAAATAATTTATTTCCACCAGAATGGATTAAAACCGATAAGAAAAAAGCGGAAAAGATTGACCAGCGTTTGCGAGAAGTTTTGACACCGAATAATTACGTTTTTTTTCATGATGGCTTTAATACATGCCTAGAAAATAAAGAGACTTATTTACTTCATGCGTTACATATTGCTCTTGATACCAAAGACAATTTGCAGAATTTTATTGGAAAACCAGAAATTTTAGCGTTGGATACGGCGATTCGCGCTTTATATGGCGAGGCACATCAGTACAAAGGCTTTGTCCGATTTGAATATGTAGAAGATGTGTTGTTTGCCAAAATTGTCCCCAAACATTATTCACTGCCGTATATTTGTCCGCATTTTGCTAAACGTTATCCTAGAGAAAAAGTTATGATTTATGATGAAACTCATCAACTGTTAGCCTGGATAGAAAATGGGAGTTATCAACTATTGGAGAATATTACCTTGCCAAAAGATAAATTCTTACCAGGCAATGATATAGTAGGTACACAGTGGCGGGCTTTTTTAGAAGGGGTAACGATCAAAGAACGAATGAATCCAGTCGCCCAACAAAATCATTTACCGTTGCGTTTTCGCTCAGAGATGACAGAATTTCAGTAA
- a CDS encoding putative DNA modification/repair radical SAM protein, with the protein MDLTKKIGILADAAKYDVSCSSSGISDTNRSGTLGSTEASGICHSFTADGRCVSLLKVLFSNACIFDCHYCVNRRSNLRPRATFTPAELANLVIDFYLRNYIEGLFLSSAIVKSPDYTCELMIKTLEILRFEKGFRGYIHVKAIPGADSLLIERLGYLADRMSVNVELPSKDSLQLLAPDKDPYELYKPMKQIAVKKEQESLLPAIRQKTTPFVPAGQSTQMIIGASPETDRTIVKISGNLYQKYQLKRVYYSAYIPMNQDSLLPAITQKPPLLREHRLYQADWLMRFYNFTPDEILKKEQPNFNLYLDPKANWAIQNLDYFPVDVQTANLDTLLRIPGVGPKSARNILRARKYYQLHLSDLKKLGVVVKRAQYFVTCNQEKFPGLVQDPQWIIEALISKRQYKQLQALNTQSFGEQMSLFDVERFERQKGEQRQFALQ; encoded by the coding sequence ATGGATTTGACGAAAAAAATCGGTATTTTAGCCGATGCAGCCAAATACGATGTATCTTGTTCTAGTAGTGGCATCAGCGATACCAATCGTAGCGGCACCCTTGGGAGTACGGAAGCATCTGGAATTTGTCATTCTTTTACTGCCGATGGTCGCTGTGTTTCATTGCTAAAGGTTCTCTTTAGTAATGCTTGTATTTTTGATTGTCATTATTGCGTCAATCGTCGGTCTAATTTACGCCCGCGAGCTACTTTTACGCCCGCAGAACTTGCCAATTTGGTTATTGATTTTTATTTGCGGAATTACATCGAAGGCTTATTTTTAAGTTCGGCGATTGTAAAATCCCCTGATTATACCTGTGAGTTGATGATTAAAACATTGGAAATTTTGCGCTTTGAAAAGGGGTTTCGGGGCTACATTCACGTTAAAGCCATCCCAGGTGCAGATAGTTTGTTGATTGAACGCCTGGGGTATTTGGCCGATCGTATGAGTGTCAATGTTGAATTGCCTTCTAAAGATAGTTTACAACTTTTGGCGCCAGATAAAGATCCCTACGAACTTTATAAGCCAATGAAACAAATTGCCGTAAAAAAAGAGCAAGAAAGCTTATTACCAGCGATTAGACAAAAAACGACACCTTTTGTTCCGGCTGGACAATCTACCCAGATGATTATTGGTGCTAGTCCAGAGACAGATCGTACAATTGTCAAAATTTCCGGCAACTTATATCAAAAATATCAGCTTAAACGCGTTTACTACTCTGCTTATATTCCCATGAACCAGGATTCTTTACTACCTGCCATCACGCAAAAACCGCCATTACTGCGGGAACATCGGTTGTATCAAGCTGATTGGCTAATGCGATTTTATAACTTTACGCCAGATGAAATTTTAAAAAAAGAACAGCCTAACTTTAATTTATACTTAGACCCCAAAGCTAATTGGGCTATTCAAAACTTGGATTATTTCCCTGTTGATGTACAAACAGCTAATTTGGATACGCTCTTACGCATTCCTGGTGTTGGTCCAAAAAGTGCTCGTAATATTTTACGGGCTCGTAAATATTATCAACTGCATTTAAGTGATTTAAAAAAATTAGGCGTTGTCGTGAAACGGGCACAATATTTTGTGACGTGTAATCAAGAAAAGTTTCCCGGCTTAGTCCAAGATCCCCAGTGGATTATTGAAGCCTTAATTTCAAAACGCCAATATAAACAACTACAAGCCCTTAATACCCAAAGTTTTGGTGAACAGATGAGCTTATTTGATGTGGAACGATTTGAAAGGCAAAAAGGGGAGCAGAGACAATTTGCCCTGCAATAG
- a CDS encoding GNAT family N-acetyltransferase: MEVKTHLATAKEKAAIVAFFNKVMPQIDYPVVSWVPAVYPVVEDITKALANEELYVATIADEIVGSVILNHTHEEEYREVAWKNTNLQDEDFLVIHTLLADADFKGQGIGKRLLACAKEVALKKGCQAIRLDVFADNLPAKSLYEKCGYQCKERKELRSFDDVDTDTCDLYELVL; encoded by the coding sequence ATGGAAGTCAAAACTCATTTGGCAACAGCAAAGGAAAAAGCAGCAATAGTAGCTTTTTTTAACAAAGTGATGCCTCAAATTGATTATCCTGTAGTTAGTTGGGTGCCGGCGGTTTATCCTGTGGTTGAGGATATAACGAAAGCTTTAGCAAACGAAGAACTTTATGTCGCCACAATTGCCGATGAAATTGTTGGTAGTGTAATTTTGAATCATACGCACGAAGAGGAGTATAGGGAAGTTGCTTGGAAGAATACAAACCTTCAAGATGAAGATTTTTTAGTCATTCACACTTTATTGGCTGATGCGGACTTTAAAGGCCAAGGAATTGGCAAAAGATTATTGGCTTGCGCCAAAGAAGTTGCGCTAAAAAAAGGCTGTCAGGCTATTCGTCTGGATGTTTTTGCAGATAATTTGCCGGCAAAAAGTCTATATGAAAAGTGCGGCTATCAGTGTAAAGAACGTAAGGAATTACGTTCTTTTGATGATGTGGACACGGATACGTGTGATTTGTATGAATTGGTACTCTAA
- a CDS encoding helix-turn-helix domain-containing protein, producing the protein MLAEFLAKEEWRKYQLLKKLERSPYFAIPKKELMEDLGISNYVLKSLIDQLILDLEHYQLAEEIHIFIEEPFLQMEITGAASSESLLEKYVAASISFQILAGSALGQFKSLNELSEKKMISYPIAHSNYKKLNGYLSKFGMTIDKKFRLSGNSEKNVRLFLTEIFARIFKNLQDCYTSADKSIIETKLATLEKANMTIHQKIKLMHYLYVTNLRIQQERYVEEQQIELLPTEFIKKEEATPFFYRLPPAVRTAEAAAYICYYGTFLKEVGMSFHLEKSAKITQWSQNLRQQLLASFPKLQAEKASQAEFIARCNFLHFQLLETSAAYESIQPEINIIYFQQNYPGVLAFCRDYLTSIQNVFPELYQKKKNLLLQYLFLILAVFPKHLLLKAVNVYVDFSYGHLYNQFITQNLDFFQQVGAEITTDIDTADILLTDSRELGAICQKDCVVWLAPPRPLDWANLAQKVIQKREAKYNGDYFAANQVKNK; encoded by the coding sequence TTGCTGGCTGAATTTTTAGCAAAAGAAGAATGGCGTAAATATCAGCTCTTAAAAAAATTGGAACGTAGCCCTTATTTTGCCATCCCTAAAAAAGAGTTGATGGAGGACTTAGGAATATCAAATTATGTGTTAAAAAGTTTGATTGATCAACTTATCTTAGACTTGGAGCACTACCAATTAGCTGAAGAAATTCATATTTTTATTGAGGAACCCTTTTTACAGATGGAAATTACCGGTGCTGCTAGTTCAGAGAGCTTGTTGGAAAAGTATGTCGCGGCTTCTATCAGTTTTCAAATACTGGCTGGTTCTGCTTTAGGACAATTCAAATCCTTGAATGAACTTTCTGAAAAAAAGATGATTAGTTATCCGATTGCCCATAGTAATTATAAAAAATTAAATGGTTATTTAAGTAAATTTGGAATGACGATTGATAAGAAATTTCGGTTAAGTGGTAACAGTGAAAAGAATGTGCGGTTATTTTTAACTGAAATTTTTGCCCGTATTTTTAAAAATTTGCAAGATTGTTACACTTCAGCCGATAAAAGCATCATTGAAACCAAGTTAGCCACGTTAGAAAAAGCCAACATGACAATTCATCAAAAAATTAAGTTGATGCATTATCTTTATGTGACGAATCTGCGTATCCAACAAGAACGTTATGTAGAAGAACAGCAAATAGAACTACTACCGACTGAATTTATAAAAAAAGAAGAAGCGACACCCTTTTTTTACCGTTTACCACCAGCCGTGCGGACCGCGGAAGCTGCGGCTTATATTTGTTATTACGGCACATTTTTAAAAGAAGTAGGGATGTCATTTCATTTGGAAAAGAGTGCTAAAATTACGCAGTGGAGTCAAAATTTAAGGCAGCAATTGTTAGCCTCTTTTCCCAAGTTACAAGCAGAAAAAGCCAGTCAAGCTGAATTTATCGCCCGTTGTAATTTTTTGCATTTTCAATTATTGGAAACAAGCGCCGCTTATGAAAGTATTCAACCAGAGATTAATATTATTTACTTTCAGCAAAACTATCCTGGTGTATTGGCATTTTGTCGGGATTATCTGACGAGTATTCAAAACGTATTTCCTGAGTTATATCAAAAGAAGAAAAATTTGCTGCTTCAGTATTTGTTTTTGATTTTAGCTGTATTTCCCAAGCATTTGTTGTTAAAAGCTGTCAACGTATACGTTGATTTTTCTTATGGACATTTGTATAACCAATTTATTACCCAAAACCTCGATTTTTTTCAACAAGTCGGAGCGGAAATTACTACAGATATTGACACCGCGGATATTTTATTGACGGATTCCCGAGAATTAGGGGCAATTTGTCAGAAGGATTGTGTGGTCTGGCTTGCGCCCCCACGACCGTTAGATTGGGCGAACTTGGCTCAAAAAGTTATTCAAAAAAGAGAAGCAAAATACAATGGGGATTATTTTGCCGCCAATCAAGTTAAAAACAAATAA
- a CDS encoding class A sortase yields MMKPKIRISLILLYCVAVLLLFLPFLKQALLIYQTENTTVTTTSVTKVASPVSIEAVQPPDLADVLTFKKDTVFLATGNILIPALEMSVPVFNGITNQNLLIGAGSLFPERQPQNHNMVLIGHHLGRDNLLFGKLLQIQVGDMIYLRYEGEIYQYVVKETQLVHQTELQVLEDHQQTEITLITCDKPTQTQWRFVVRGQQVQKSTSNLAQIKQQEKAIVQKNQCYNQGYVLFVVLSLLLCLLLGIITIKRISSK; encoded by the coding sequence ATGATGAAGCCAAAGATCCGGATTAGTCTAATCTTATTGTATTGTGTGGCGGTTTTGTTGCTTTTTTTACCCTTTTTAAAGCAAGCGTTACTGATTTATCAAACAGAAAATACTACAGTTACCACAACTTCTGTTACGAAAGTGGCAAGTCCTGTTTCCATTGAAGCAGTGCAGCCACCGGATTTGGCTGATGTTTTGACTTTCAAAAAAGATACTGTTTTTTTGGCAACAGGAAATATCCTCATTCCGGCTTTAGAAATGAGTGTCCCCGTTTTTAATGGCATTACAAACCAAAATTTACTAATTGGTGCTGGTAGTCTATTTCCGGAACGCCAACCGCAAAACCATAATATGGTGTTGATTGGTCATCATTTAGGTCGCGATAATTTATTATTTGGTAAATTATTGCAAATTCAAGTGGGCGATATGATTTATTTACGTTATGAAGGGGAAATTTATCAATACGTGGTAAAAGAAACCCAATTGGTGCATCAAACCGAACTACAAGTTTTAGAAGATCACCAGCAAACAGAAATTACGCTAATCACTTGTGATAAACCTACACAAACGCAATGGCGTTTTGTCGTACGAGGACAACAAGTACAAAAAAGCACGTCAAATCTTGCGCAAATAAAGCAACAGGAAAAAGCGATTGTCCAAAAAAATCAGTGTTACAATCAAGGTTATGTACTTTTTGTAGTTCTGTCACTTTTGCTTTGTCTTTTACTGGGGATTATCACGATTAAAAGAATTAGTTCCAAATGA
- a CDS encoding DUF916 and DUF3324 domain-containing protein, with the protein MKFKKLILLITVVFCCGIFPQTSFASEFNFAVTPQASANQIDKNKTYFDLLLAPNQTDELTVTLRNDTAQKVVVEAQINSATTNSNGVVEYSQNAIKDDQTLQYNIKDFTKAPNEITLAPHSAAEYKVKVQMPNEKFSGVIAGGITFKEKVADENKDETKKADKGLAIKNEYSYVVALLMRQTTKNGAPDLKLTQVAANQRNARNVIEGNLQNPKPTYLNQLATKTTITKKGSDKVLFASEQVGMQMAPNSNFDLGVALNGEPLKAGQYTMKIEAFGQENPNGQYQLKGDEAKTKYEYHWVLAKDFEIKAEVAKKLNDTDVTIKKDYTWLYILIGLLLLLLIILIVLIWRRKKNKEDDEAKDPD; encoded by the coding sequence ATGAAGTTTAAAAAGTTAATTTTACTGATTACCGTCGTTTTTTGTTGTGGCATCTTTCCTCAGACAAGTTTTGCTTCGGAATTTAATTTTGCCGTTACACCACAGGCTTCGGCTAATCAAATTGATAAAAATAAAACATACTTTGATTTGTTGTTAGCACCAAACCAAACAGACGAATTAACCGTGACCTTACGCAATGATACGGCTCAAAAAGTTGTCGTTGAAGCACAAATTAATAGTGCCACAACTAACAGTAATGGCGTAGTGGAATATAGTCAAAATGCCATTAAAGACGATCAAACGCTTCAATATAATATAAAAGACTTTACAAAAGCACCAAACGAAATAACACTAGCGCCTCATTCTGCTGCGGAATATAAAGTGAAAGTCCAAATGCCCAATGAAAAGTTTTCCGGTGTCATCGCTGGTGGGATTACTTTTAAAGAAAAAGTAGCAGATGAAAATAAGGATGAAACCAAAAAAGCAGATAAAGGTTTAGCCATAAAAAATGAGTACTCGTATGTTGTAGCACTTTTGATGCGCCAAACAACGAAAAATGGCGCCCCGGATTTAAAATTAACGCAAGTAGCAGCTAATCAGCGTAACGCTCGAAATGTGATTGAAGGAAATTTACAAAATCCAAAGCCTACTTATTTAAATCAATTGGCAACCAAAACGACCATTACAAAAAAGGGTAGTGACAAAGTACTTTTCGCCTCAGAACAAGTTGGAATGCAAATGGCCCCTAATTCTAATTTTGATTTAGGCGTCGCTTTAAATGGTGAGCCATTAAAAGCAGGTCAATATACGATGAAAATAGAAGCCTTCGGACAAGAAAATCCAAATGGCCAATACCAGTTGAAAGGTGACGAAGCCAAAACCAAATATGAATATCACTGGGTGCTAGCAAAAGACTTTGAAATTAAAGCAGAAGTAGCCAAAAAATTAAATGACACCGACGTTACGATTAAAAAGGACTACACTTGGTTGTATATTCTCATTGGTTTACTGCTATTACTACTGATCATTTTAATCGTTTTGATTTGGCGCAGAAAGAAAAATAAAGAAGATGATGAAGCCAAAGATCCGGATTAG